One genomic region from Cetobacterium sp. 8H encodes:
- a CDS encoding ABC transporter ATP-binding protein — protein MGIVVKDLKFSYGEKEILKNINLNIKKGKMTGILGPNGCGKSTFLKNILGYLKSDSGEVIINNQNFKGIDKKELAKIVSLVPQKSNLMTTLSVSDFVLMGRLPHLKSSWDGYSYEDIKITEENLEFLGLSKFKERVALSLSGGEFQRVLLARALTQNPKVLLLDEPTSALDLNHAVELLNRVRNLVLEREITSVAVLHDLNLASMFCDELIMMKNGEVLYQGKPEEILTEEILHEVYNLKAKVIKDEKGKPYIIPLV, from the coding sequence ATGGGAATTGTGGTTAAAGATTTAAAATTCTCGTATGGAGAAAAAGAGATTTTAAAAAATATAAATTTAAATATAAAAAAAGGTAAAATGACAGGTATATTAGGGCCAAATGGTTGTGGGAAATCTACTTTTTTAAAAAATATTTTAGGTTATTTAAAATCTGATTCAGGAGAGGTTATTATAAATAATCAAAATTTTAAAGGTATAGACAAAAAAGAATTGGCAAAGATAGTATCTTTAGTTCCACAAAAATCAAATCTTATGACAACATTAAGTGTTAGTGATTTTGTTCTTATGGGGAGACTTCCACATTTAAAATCATCTTGGGATGGATATTCTTATGAAGATATAAAGATAACAGAAGAAAATTTAGAGTTCTTAGGTCTATCAAAATTTAAAGAAAGAGTTGCTTTGAGTCTTTCAGGTGGAGAATTTCAAAGAGTTCTTTTAGCAAGGGCACTCACTCAAAATCCGAAAGTTCTTCTTTTGGATGAGCCTACATCAGCTCTAGATTTAAATCATGCTGTTGAGCTTTTAAATCGAGTAAGAAATCTAGTTTTAGAAAGAGAAATTACAAGTGTAGCCGTTTTACATGATCTTAATTTAGCATCAATGTTTTGTGACGAGTTAATAATGATGAAAAATGGAGAAGTTTTATATCAAGGAAAACCAGAAGAGATCTTAACAGAAGAGATCTTACATGAAGTTTACAATTTAAAAGCTAAAGTTATAAAAGATGAAAAAGGGAAACCGTATATAATTCCCTTAGTTTAG
- a CDS encoding iron ABC transporter permease, giving the protein MKRYLPTILILGILFLGILSIGLGSVPISLKQLLTMSEAPDYIKTIVYDIRLPRILMALLIGMMLSSSGVVVQAVFQNPLADPYIIGIAASATFGAVIAYVFQLPDILYGVLAFVSCLLSTFIIFKLSNRKGKVDITTLLIVGIAVSAFIGAFTSFAMYLIGEESFKITMWLMGYLGGATWKKVGILVIPLVFSMIFFFIQRTQLDALLSGDEEAHSLGVDVQGLKVKVLTVSALVVAFSVAFSGMIGFVGLIIPHSIRMVVGPSNSKLLPNAALAGALFLLICDTIGRLILGPVEVPIGVVTAFFGAPFFLYLAFKSKGAR; this is encoded by the coding sequence ATGAAAAGATACTTACCAACAATATTAATTCTGGGAATATTATTTTTAGGAATACTTTCTATTGGATTAGGAAGTGTTCCTATATCATTGAAACAGTTACTAACAATGAGTGAAGCCCCAGATTATATAAAAACAATTGTTTATGATATACGTTTACCAAGAATATTAATGGCACTGTTGATAGGAATGATGCTATCATCAAGCGGGGTTGTAGTTCAAGCTGTATTCCAAAATCCATTAGCGGATCCCTATATAATAGGAATTGCTGCAAGTGCTACTTTTGGAGCAGTTATAGCTTATGTGTTTCAATTACCAGATATACTATATGGAGTTTTGGCATTTGTGTCTTGTCTGTTAAGCACTTTTATTATTTTTAAGCTTTCAAATAGAAAAGGAAAAGTTGATATAACAACACTTTTGATAGTTGGAATAGCGGTTTCAGCATTTATAGGAGCATTCACGTCATTTGCTATGTATTTAATAGGCGAGGAGTCTTTTAAGATAACAATGTGGTTGATGGGTTATTTAGGTGGAGCAACTTGGAAAAAAGTAGGAATATTAGTAATTCCGTTAGTTTTCTCTATGATATTTTTCTTTATTCAAAGAACTCAACTGGATGCACTGTTATCAGGAGATGAAGAGGCACATTCGCTAGGTGTGGATGTTCAAGGCTTAAAAGTTAAAGTTTTAACTGTATCAGCTCTAGTTGTTGCATTTTCGGTTGCGTTTTCAGGGATGATTGGTTTTGTAGGACTTATAATACCACACTCAATAAGAATGGTTGTGGGACCTTCAAATTCAAAACTATTACCAAATGCAGCTTTAGCAGGAGCACTATTTTTACTGATTTGTGACACTATCGGAAGGCTTATACTAGGACCGGTAGAAGTTCCAATAGGTGTTGTAACAGCATTCTTTGGAGCCCCATTCTTTTTATATTTAGCATTTAAATCGAAAGGAGCGAGATAG
- a CDS encoding ABC transporter substrate-binding protein, protein MKKITSLIMGVLIASSAFALKIDGDKIVDVKGNKIENKKYNRVLILDPAVVESFYLIGAEESIVAIADTAKNPIWPVEKTKKLPKAGTIMKPSVEQVLMFQPDLVILNAMSEGFGETLKERKIKFVVNEAKSFDEILNNLEVYGKISGEELKAKEVANAYRDKLENIKNEIQKKPLNKKGAFIFSTSPMMVFSESSLPGEIFKTLGIENIAKGIPGGRPIVSSEYLITQNPDILVGSMAIKNKNDILNSNPFVKETKAGKNGSILILESDKILRGTPRVIDALEELHTQLLNVK, encoded by the coding sequence ATGAAAAAAATAACTTCTTTGATAATGGGAGTATTAATAGCATCATCAGCTTTTGCTTTAAAAATAGATGGTGATAAGATAGTTGATGTAAAAGGAAATAAAATTGAAAATAAAAAATATAATAGAGTTTTAATTCTAGATCCAGCAGTTGTGGAATCTTTTTATTTAATTGGAGCAGAAGAAAGTATTGTAGCGATAGCGGATACTGCAAAAAATCCAATTTGGCCAGTGGAAAAAACAAAAAAACTGCCAAAAGCAGGAACTATAATGAAGCCTTCGGTAGAACAAGTTTTAATGTTCCAGCCTGATTTAGTTATTTTAAACGCAATGTCAGAAGGTTTTGGAGAAACACTTAAAGAAAGAAAGATAAAGTTTGTAGTAAATGAAGCTAAATCTTTTGATGAAATTTTAAATAATTTAGAAGTTTACGGTAAAATATCAGGTGAAGAGTTAAAAGCAAAAGAGGTTGCAAATGCTTACAGAGATAAACTGGAAAATATAAAAAATGAGATACAGAAAAAACCTTTAAATAAAAAAGGAGCATTTATATTTTCGACGTCACCTATGATGGTGTTTTCTGAAAGTTCTTTACCTGGAGAAATATTTAAGACTTTAGGTATAGAAAATATAGCAAAAGGCATTCCAGGAGGAAGACCAATTGTTTCTTCGGAATATCTGATAACACAAAATCCAGATATTTTGGTAGGGTCAATGGCAATAAAAAATAAAAATGATATATTGAATAGTAATCCATTTGTAAAAGAGACTAAGGCAGGTAAAAATGGATCTATATTGATATTGGAGTCAGATAAAATTTTAAGAGGAACTCCAAGAGTAATAGATGCTCTTGAAGAGTTACACACACAACTATTAAATGTTAAATAG